In Persicimonas caeni, a single window of DNA contains:
- a CDS encoding type IV pilus twitching motility protein PilT: MPQEYDLNKILQIAVKGNASDIHIKAGLPPIFRVDGALVPLRDAKRLSPEDIGKMAANIMTQHQKEEFEKTLDLDMSHGVPGVGRFRVNVFQQRGSIGLVFRVIPFKVLTPDELMLPEVVKTIAEERRGLILVTGATGSGKSTTLASIVDYINRTRTDHIITIEDPIEYLIRDKKSIINQREVGNDTSNFNRAVRAALRQDPDVIMVGEMRDVETIEIALTAAETGHLVLGTLHTIDAAEAVSRVVTAFPPHQRDQARYQFANLFKGVIAQRLIPRADGKGRVPAVEIMIATARIQEMILEHATARAITEMISKGVDNYGMQTFDQSLMKLLQNGLITYEEALAQSTNPDDFALRVSGVGSTSDDAGWANFEGPSGGSTGGGGGDDFDLDEFDIERF; this comes from the coding sequence ATGCCTCAAGAATACGATCTGAACAAAATCCTGCAGATCGCCGTGAAGGGAAACGCCAGCGACATCCACATCAAGGCGGGCCTCCCCCCGATTTTTCGCGTCGATGGCGCGCTGGTGCCGCTACGTGACGCCAAACGCCTGAGCCCCGAAGACATCGGCAAGATGGCTGCGAATATCATGACGCAGCATCAAAAAGAGGAGTTCGAAAAGACGCTCGACCTCGACATGTCCCACGGCGTGCCCGGCGTGGGGCGTTTTCGTGTCAACGTCTTCCAGCAGCGCGGCTCCATTGGCCTGGTCTTTCGCGTCATCCCTTTCAAGGTGCTCACCCCCGACGAGCTGATGCTCCCCGAGGTGGTCAAGACCATCGCTGAGGAGCGCCGCGGGCTGATCTTGGTGACCGGCGCGACCGGCAGCGGTAAGTCGACCACGCTGGCCAGTATCGTCGACTACATCAACCGCACGCGCACCGACCACATCATCACCATCGAGGATCCGATCGAGTATCTGATCCGCGACAAGAAGAGCATCATCAACCAGCGCGAGGTCGGCAACGACACCAGTAACTTCAACCGCGCCGTGCGCGCGGCGCTGCGCCAAGATCCCGACGTCATCATGGTCGGCGAGATGCGCGACGTGGAGACTATCGAGATCGCGCTGACCGCCGCCGAGACCGGCCACCTGGTGTTGGGCACCCTGCACACCATCGACGCCGCCGAGGCGGTCAGCCGCGTGGTCACCGCCTTCCCGCCGCACCAACGCGACCAGGCGCGCTACCAGTTCGCCAACCTCTTCAAGGGCGTCATCGCCCAGCGCCTCATCCCGCGCGCCGACGGCAAGGGCCGCGTGCCCGCCGTCGAGATCATGATCGCCACGGCGCGCATCCAGGAGATGATCCTCGAGCACGCCACCGCGCGCGCCATCACCGAGATGATCAGCAAGGGCGTCGACAACTACGGCATGCAGACCTTCGACCAGTCGCTGATGAAGCTGTTGCAAAACGGCCTCATCACCTACGAGGAGGCGCTGGCCCAGTCGACCAACCCCGACGACTTCGCCCTGCGCGTCAGCGGCGTCGGCTCGACGAGCGACGACGCCGGTTGGGCCAACTTCGAGGGCCCCTCGGGCGGCTCGACGGGCGGCGGCGGCGGCGACGACTTCGACCTTGATGAGTTCGACATCGAACGTTTTTAA
- the recA gene encoding recombinase RecA — MAKSKDKEKALDMTVSAIEKQFGKGSIMRLGDDDQIAEVENPIPTGSISLDAALGVGGLPRGRVVEIYGPESSGKTTLTLHAIASAQKQGGVAAFVDAEHALDVQYAKALGVDIDELLVSQPDTGEQALEIVDMLVRSNAIDILVIDSVAALTPRAEIEGEMGDSHVGLQARLMSQALRKLTGSINKSRTCVIFINQIRHKIGVMFGSPETTSGGNALKFYCSVRLDIRRIGAIKDGKDVTGNRTRVKVVKNKVAPPFREAEFDIMYGEGISLEGDLVDLGSELNVIDKAGSWYSYGDDIRLGQGRENAKEFLRENPEIMDEIENKVREHLGVPGIQIDEEEEDE, encoded by the coding sequence ATGGCAAAGTCGAAGGATAAAGAAAAAGCGCTCGACATGACCGTCAGCGCCATCGAGAAGCAGTTTGGTAAAGGCTCGATCATGCGTCTGGGCGACGACGACCAGATCGCCGAGGTCGAGAACCCGATCCCGACCGGATCGATCTCGCTCGACGCCGCACTGGGCGTCGGCGGCCTGCCGCGCGGTCGCGTGGTCGAGATTTACGGCCCGGAATCGTCCGGTAAGACGACTCTGACGCTGCACGCCATCGCCAGCGCCCAAAAGCAGGGCGGCGTGGCTGCCTTCGTCGACGCCGAGCACGCGCTCGACGTCCAGTACGCCAAGGCGCTCGGCGTCGACATCGACGAGCTTCTGGTCAGCCAGCCCGACACCGGTGAGCAGGCTCTCGAGATCGTCGACATGCTCGTGCGCTCGAACGCCATCGACATCCTGGTCATCGACTCGGTCGCCGCGCTCACCCCGCGCGCCGAGATCGAAGGCGAGATGGGCGACAGCCACGTCGGTCTGCAGGCTCGCCTCATGAGCCAGGCGCTGCGTAAGCTGACCGGCTCCATCAACAAGTCGCGCACCTGCGTGATCTTCATCAACCAGATCCGCCACAAGATCGGCGTCATGTTCGGCAGCCCGGAGACCACCTCGGGTGGTAACGCGCTGAAGTTCTACTGCTCGGTGCGCCTCGACATCCGTCGTATCGGCGCCATCAAAGACGGCAAGGACGTCACCGGTAACCGCACCCGCGTCAAGGTCGTCAAGAACAAGGTCGCCCCGCCCTTCCGGGAGGCCGAGTTCGACATCATGTACGGCGAGGGCATCAGCCTCGAAGGCGACCTCGTCGACCTGGGCAGCGAGCTCAACGTCATCGACAAGGCCGGCTCGTGGTACAGCTACGGCGACGATATCCGCCTCGGCCAGGGCCGCGAGAACGCCAAAGAGTTCCTGCGCGAGAACCCCGAGATCATGGACGAGATCGAGAACAAGGTGCGCGAGCACCTCGGCGTCCCCGGCATCCAGATCGACGAGGAAGAGGAGGACGAGTGA